Proteins from one Mycobacterium sp. HUMS_12744610 genomic window:
- a CDS encoding DUF732 domain-containing protein, with the protein MKFLLPLTCVAAAIGIAAPAHADINNDQDFLTQLRAADITYKNPELAISAAKSVCSLLDDGSSAAEIVTELRNRNPEFQGAGAAKFTTLSAAHYCPNYLTGSGGPKPANEAGGPAAPGSPGN; encoded by the coding sequence ATGAAATTTCTCCTTCCGCTCACTTGTGTGGCCGCAGCGATCGGCATAGCCGCACCGGCGCACGCCGACATCAACAACGATCAGGACTTCCTGACGCAGCTGCGCGCCGCCGACATCACCTACAAGAATCCCGAGCTGGCCATCAGCGCGGCCAAATCGGTGTGCTCGCTGCTCGACGACGGGTCGTCGGCCGCGGAGATCGTGACGGAGCTGCGCAACCGCAACCCGGAATTCCAGGGTGCCGGTGCCGCGAAGTTCACCACGCTCTCGGCCGCCCACTACTGCCCGAACTACCTGACCGGCAGCGGGGGACCGAAACCGGCGAACGAGGCCGGCGGCCCGGCCGCCCCGGGCAGCCCCGGCAACTG